Part of the Prunus dulcis chromosome 8, ALMONDv2, whole genome shotgun sequence genome is shown below.
GGCAACTGTTTAATTATGTTTGTGCTGATATTAAATTGGTATCTCGTAATACTGCAAAGGCTGATGTGTTGAGTCTTTATAATAGAGAAAAATCTAAGCTTAAGGAAATTTTGGGTTCAGTTCCTGGAAGAGTTTGTTTGACATCTGATTTATGGACGTCTATAACCACAGATGGTTATCTTTGTCTCACTGTCCATTTTATTGATGTTAATTGAAAATTGCAGAAAAGAATAttgaattttagttttatgCCTCCTCCTCATACTGGTGTTGCATTGTGTGAGAAAATCTATAGGTTGTTGACTGATTGGGGGGTGGAAAAGAAACTTTTTTCAATGACTTTAGACAATGCATCTTCAAATGATACTTTTGTTGAGTTGTTAAAGGGGCAACTTAATTTAAAGGATGCATTATTAATGAATGGAAAGTTTTTTCATATTCGATGTTGTGCTCACATTCTTAACTTAATAGTGCAAGATGGGTTGAAACACATTGATGATTCTGTGGGGAAAATTAGGGAAAGCATTAAGTATGTTAGAGGTTCACAAGGGAGGAAACAGAAATTCCTAAATTGTGCTGCACAAGTTTCTTTAGAATGTAAAAGGGGATTGCGTCAAGATGTACCTACTAGATGGAACTCCACGTTTCTTATGATTGACAGTGCACTTTATTATCAACGTGCGTTTCTGCATTTACAATTGAGTGATTCTAATTACAAACATTCTCTTTCTCAAGATGAGTGGGTAAAATTGGAAAAACTTAGCAAGTTTCTTAAGGTGTTTTATGATGTGACTTGTTTGTTTTCTGGAACTAAATACCCAACAGCAAATCTGTATTTTCCTCAAGTTTTTGTGGTGGAAGATACTTTGAGAAAGGCAAAGGTTGATTCAGATAGTTTCATGAAATCTATGGCAACTCAAATGATGGAAAAGTTCGATAAGTATTGGAAAGAGTATAGTTTGATCCTTGCAATTGCTGTAATATTGGATCCTAGatacaaaattcaatttgtagaattttgttataaaaggTTGTATGgttacaactccgaagaaATGACTAAAGTTCGTGATATgttgttttctctctttgatttatatttttggatatattCTTCTTATGAATCTGTTTCTGGTACTTCAAGTGCCTCAAATGGTGCTCGTCCTCATGTTGATGACATGGTTTCTAAAGAATGCTTGGATGTTATGAAGGTAAataactatttatttttataggaATACATAAAAGTTTAATATACATTTGACTGTTTGTGCTCATAttaatgttattattattttttttaataggaaTTTGATAACTTTGAAAGTGAAGAGTTTACCACTTCTGCCCAAAAGACTCAGTTACAATTGTATTTGGATGAGCCCAAAATTGATAGGAAGACAAAGTTGAATGTTCTTGATTTCTGGAAAGTGAACCAATTTCGATATCCTGAACTATCAATTTTGGCACGTGATTTATTGTCTATTCTAATATCCACAGTTGCATCTGAGTCAGCATTTAGTGTTGGTGGTAGAGTGCTTGATCAATATCGTAGTGCTCTTAAGCCTGAAAATGTTGAGGCACTAGTTTGTACGCGTGATTGGATATTTGGTGAAGGTATATTTGCTCAAACTTTAATTCTTATTTCTTGTATCTGTTTCTTTTCAACATCAGCTTAATCCTTATTATTTACTTTGTAGAAAATTGTACTTTAGCACCCAACCTAGAAGAATTGACTGAGGATATTAGCAAGATGGAAATAAATGCTACAAATTCTGCAGGGGGCTTTAATACAGTCACTCCTGGTGGACAGAGTTGATGTGGTTGACTGAAAGATGAAGACTGGCGTATGGTGCAGCACCTCCTGTAAgtatcttctctttttcatgaGGGATATTCGATCATATCTCTTATGTTCCTTGTTTGTTATTTTagaactgaattttttttaactcttTGTGAAGTATATTTAGTGGAAAAACTGCCCGTGGTTAGAAGAGTTGGTAATTTGCACATTTTGTGAAACATAAACTAATTAGATAAGTGCATGAAGGTAGTAAATTGCTATGAAGTACATGGATACAAGtatttttggtttattgtGGTGATTGGAAATTTCGTCACAGAAGTAGTAATCTATTTCAAGTTTGTTTTGGTTCACTGAAACTGGTATATTTGATAagacattaaaaaaacactATTCTTGAGTTATGGAATCATGGAATTAAGTGATCCACCTGTTACAAGTTGCACCTTGCCACTCTTCAGAAAAGTTTATGATCTGCAGTTCTGCCCCCTTTCcttgaatttaaattgatgaaactttttccttttgtaaaCATGCATAAGCTTAAATAGTATGCTCTCATGAAATCCTTaacttctctctttctctcccccAACCTGGTGCAGCTCTCCCAAATACCGTATCCCGGTGGTGTGAAGTTACCTGAGGCTCCTGCTCCGCCAATTTGTGTTGTAATTATTTCACTCTTGTAACTTGATTTGAACTTTTCTGTTCAATTTggagttgaacttgaacttttctattcaatttggagttgaacttgaactgatgaatatgtatttgtattttgtgttGTAATTATTTCACTTTTGTAACTTGATTTGAACTTTTCTGTTCAATTTggagttgaacttgaacttttctattcaatttggagttgaacttgaactaattaatatatatttgtatttaattatttacttaGGTTGTATTTGGGGGAAGTTTTATCAAActgttaaaattattaatttagttataataaaaaatgaacagGTGGCGGGTTACATGGGTTgggtcgtgtcaacccgtTTATAAACGGGTCGTGTTCGGGTTCACAATTTCTGACCcatttattaaacgggtcgtgtTCGGGTTGACCATTTCTGACCTGTTTAAAATCTCGACACTACacgaacccgacacgacacgacccatTGCCACGCCTAGTTGTGAGTTCATGGTGGTCATGGGGGAATGCAgtgagagagatatatatatatatatatattgtttttaatattttatttatattttaatcattttaaaattaataaaaattaaaaaaatatgggaCTCACATTGCCATGTAGGCAACTAATAGACAGATCTGACGAAAATCCTAACGGTGAAATCGGATTGTAACAAATTTACAAACTCAGGGTATGCGattgtaaaaattgaaaagtcgGGTACTAACATGCCTTAACGTTATAAGTACAGAGTACTAAACTGTAATTAATCATAATATAAATGCTCCGTTTTCCAGGGCTATGAGTCTATGGGCCTTAGGCTACGTATAGCGGGTGGAGTAAAAGAAGCCGCTGGGCCGCTTTGGCCCAATGTTATCACCTGAGTGGTTGCAACGAGTTACTGCTGAGTAAATAAATTATCAACAGGCAGCGAAGTGCCTAGTAATatcaaaaaccctaaaccctaaagcGCACATTATAAACACACTCGAGCCTCCTCACATTCTCGCTGCTCCTCACTCTCTCTATCTGATAAACCATAGCAAAGCTGTTTTCTCACAACACTCGCATAGATGGCACCTCCGCGAGGTAAAGCAAAATATGATTTATCTGTGTAGTCTGTTTAAAATGCATTGTATCCTTCTGATTTGGTTCTTCTTAATCgatttatttttgggtaatTTGTTTTCGAAcacaatataaataaaatttcagttcTTTACTATTCCTTCTTCATTTCGGTTCATAGTTTTCTGAGTTGTTTAACTTTTGTGTTTATGGTTGTTATTGTTGAGAAATTTTAGCAGGAGCCCTTATAATTTTATGTGTTTTGTGCAGGccgtggtggtagtggtggtggatTCAGGGGCAGAGGTGATGGAGGGAGAGGTGGAAGAGGAGGAGGCAGGTTTGGTGGTGGAAGAGGCGGTGACAGAGGTGGTAGTGCCTTTAAAAGCCGTGGCGGAGGCCGTGGTGGTGATCGTGGAGGCCGTGGAGGAAGGGGCCGTGGTGGAGGAATGAAGGGTGGAAACAAAGTTGTGGTCGAGCCTCACAGACATGAAGGGGTTTTCATTGCCAAGGGTAAAGAAGATGCTCTTGTTACCAAGAATATGGTGCCTGGGGAAGCTGTATACAATGAGAAGAGGATATCTGTTCAGGTTTCTTTCGTTCGTTTCTTATTTATATGCCTTCGACGCAATTGATTTTCATTAGGTCTTACTTTCTATCTGTTCAAACCAATAACATTAGGGATTACTTCTGTGTCTTGcagtttttaatttcatgGTTGATGAATGTGATTGTATTGTGTTGTTCACCTTAAAGTGCATTTTCTTCCATTCAGAATGAGGATGGAACAAAAGTTGAATATAGAATTTGGAACCCTTTCCGTTCTAAGTTGGCTGCAGCTATTCTCGGTGGTGTTGATGATATATGGATTGTAAGCTTTGATTCCATGCTTTCTTCCATTCTCTTTTGTCTACTTTCTATCCATGATTTTGAGTCTATAATCTCATTATTTCTGTATGTTGATGAAGAAACCTGGTGCTCGTGTTCTCTACCTTGGGGCTGCTTCTGGCACCACAGTGTCTCATGTGTCTGACATTGTTGGCCCTGTAAGTGTTTGTAATACTGCAGTTCTTAAATTGGTTAAGCTGAGAATAGATTCTTAGAACTGCTGTTGTTTTTGTAGACTGGAGTTGTTTATGCAGTGGAGTTTTCTCATAGAAGTGGCAGAGACTTGGTAAACATGGCAAAGAAGCGCACAAATGTTATACCCATTATTGAAGATGCCAGACATCCAGCTAAATATCGTATGCTTGTTGGCATGGTAGATGTAATATTTTCTGATGTTGCACAACCTGATCAGGTTTGTTTTTTGCAATTCTTGTCTTTGCTAGTAACTAACATTAAATTTGGAGAGACTCGGGTTGGTACTCTTTGGTTGAGCTGGTTGCAGAGCTTTTCTTAAGGCTTTTGCAAGTTCAAGGATTTCCATACTTCATGTGGGTTTGCTAATTAATATCACCCATATTGCATTTTCTATTATCTGagttggtttttttgtttttttgataAAGCATAACTGTTGTGTGTATCTTTCATGCACGTGATGAGTTAACTCGGATTCCCCTTCAGGATGTCATGTATGATGTGAGCTCGAGTTTTCTGATGCATACTGCATTTGTCCTTTGAAATGTCCTTTCTGTATCATGACAATCTTTTCTCATGCTTAGTCTTTTTTGCAAGCTTACAACGGTTTGTATGTACTTGTTCTACCCATTCTTGTTTTGGAGATAGATACTGGATAGTTTTCCCCTTGTGCAATGAGTcatgcatatttttttttgctttatgCCCCTTCAATGTATTTGTAGAAGTTTTGTGTTTACTAGTATATTGAGCATGTGACGAAGTACTCGGATTCCCCTTCAAGACATCTTGGGTGATGTACGTCGAGTTTCTGATTCTCCTGATGTCAAGTAGTTGATTTTGTTGTGTTACTTtccttatctctctctctctctctctctctcttgtttttcTGGTGGTCTTCACGTCAATGTTTGTGATGGTGTTGGAAAGGCACTCCTTGGGGTTGAGGCCTTAGGATTGGCCACAATCTCTTGCCACTGGTTTCTCCTGGCTCCCTTAAGTTAGTTGCATCTGAAAATTGTTTGCTCGCTTTAATGATCTTTGCAGGCTAGGATTGTAGCATTGAATGCATCATATTTTCTCAAGGCTGGAGGTCACTTTGTTATCTCAATTAAGGTTTGCTTTCAAAATTCTCAATAGTCTTCGTCATAAGCAAGCCTATCATATTTGTTTAAGTCAAGTTAGACGGCGGAAAGTTGACTCTCGCTGCGTAGTCTAGTGTTTGATAAATGTGGTTTGTCATTTCAGGCCAATTGCATTGATTCAACCTCGCCTGCGGAAGCAGTTTTCCAACAGGAGGTGAAGAGGCTGCAGGCAGATCAATTTAAGCCTATGGAACAAGTCACTCTTGAACCTTTCGAGCGTGACCATGCTTGTGTGGTTGGTGGCTATCGTGTGCCGAAGAAGTCAAAAACTGCTGCTTAGAATTTTTGGCCATGTATGATCATCCATGAGCAGCATAGCATGGCTTGATAAGTTTTCCTTTCTAGCTGTAACTGCTAACTAGTTTGAGTGACTTTTATGTAGTTCTGAACTCGTGGTAAACGTTGGagacatttttgtttttgtaaagtAGTTGGGGTACAATTTCATTCCTGTATGATTTCTGCTTTGCGAGATCCATTTATGAAGAGACAAAATATCGAAAGCTTACATCCATTATTTCCCCCTTTCATTCCTTCGTATTGCCTTTTGTTCTTCTCCATCTGGTAAAACCAAACAAGGTATGGGATTTGTTACAAAATGCACAAAGAAAGACACGAATGAAACATTTTCCGGCCAGCAATTAGGTCTTACAGCAGCTGTAGTTCAAATTTTCAAGCTCCAGCAGTGTAAATACGATGACCACATGTTACTCGCAAGGCTAAATTTCATCCTCGAATTGACAACTTTTAACATGACACAATAAAATGGACATGGTTCAGATGTGTAATTAGATAATAAATCGAATCAATGGCATCATTtatgtgtgtgagagaaatcttcatctccctctaatttagactatcgtttgtactataaaaaaaaaaaatatctttcaTCGTTGGAAAAATAGTAGCCTTTAAAAGAGGAAAAGGCAATAAAAATGGTGTAAAATGGACTTGGTTCAGATCTATAATTAGATAATAAATTGAATCCATGGCATCATTtatgtgtgtgagagaaatccTCATCTCCCtctaatttagactatcacttgtatgaaaaaaaaatcactttcaTCGTCGGAAAAATAGTCACTTCATGGCATCATTTCACACAGCCTTTAAAAGAGGAAAAGGCAATAAAAATTGTGTAAATGTATATACCAAATGTCAGAAGTGGGATTTGAACCCACGCCCTCGTTAGAGGACCAGAACTTGAGTCTGGCGCCTTAGACCACTCGGCCATCCTGACTGTTGTTCAATTTGCCGTACGAAATTTATTTAACGTAATGCAATTTGTCAATAATAACCTCATAGCATAAACTCCAAAATGGAAATGGACCAAGGccttttcaatttatttcatcattattatttttctttttaactctaggttgcctacgtacccttactaaGAATCAAGCCGTATGTAGTTCTTTTTACATAAATTATAAGTAAACATAGACAACTTAATCAAATAAAATCGACAAACTTTCATAAATAATTTAGATCAATTCACTGAAACTCAATCAAGGACTATTAAGGTTAGAATAATATTCTACTCATCCCATATgtgcatatgtatatatatatatatatatacttattaCTTATAAGTaggaaaatgagaaaattattaaaataacattgacCACGTGAAACCTTAATGTCAATATcaacaatttaaataaaatatgtttcCCTCTTTCacatataaaaacaaattcataacttaagaaaataattgtaaattatataaaatccttaaaacttaaaaaactCTCAATCATTGTCTCATAAGTTGGAAAACATATATTTAAAACCTTCACCAATAagttccaaaataaaatcataaattttaatttaaaacatttcaaaactcaaataatCTCCACCTAGGCCTACCCCCATGCATGATCTGTCAATTCTACTAATATTTCgtaaattttcaataatattcTGCCAATTCAAGTGTCACATAAGCGACACATCCTCACAAGCCTTAGAAACataaagtcaacccgagctaCATTCCTTGCAGAACTCGGGGGACACGTAGTCAACCCGAGAACTCACATCCTCGCAGAACTCAGGGGATATGTAGTCAACCTGATAACGCATATCCTCGCTCCACATGGTTCATGCGTTTTTGAAACTCGTGGGGAATTGTCATAAATGACAAAACTGTTTCAAAGACAactgggggggggggggtacTCCTGTGGTGGATTTGAAAATCATATTCCGAAACTTATCATAAACTTTCCCTTATTCAACAATCCATTTTCCAAATCTTTTGTTAACTTTCCAAAAATCAGTTCTCAACAACATTTAAATTTGTACCACATACTATTGAGAACTAGCATTCATGATTCATCGATTTCAAGCCACTGagtatatattaaatatagacatttaattaatttcttatcCAAGCcaaaatctgattaataagCCGTTCCCAACATTACACAATCAAGCATAATACAATatctttagaaaataaaagtgaTTACATAGTAACTCATAAACATTTCAACAATCCCATATTGCATAACCTTCAAATAACAACATAACCCCCAAGAATACCATAAAGTACTATAACATAATCTCATAATccaaacataatcaaaataattcaCATAACAGTCAAGACTTGCTTATGAGGTCGTTCTAGTACTTCTCGAAGGATGAAactacctcggaagactcTCAGTCAACCACGGGGTCAAATTGCCCAAACTTGGTCAATCGGGCCTGCGGGGCCCACAACCTCCAATTTCCGATCcgagagttcctataggttcaaCAAGATTTATTATACATTTACTTCAAGTTTGGTTCGAAATGAAGGGTCGAATCGCTCGCGATCGTATGATTGGACGGTTATCGTTTAATACAAATTTTAAGTCATTGaatcggagtatccgggactccgattcacaatccgtgaattcctacacaaTCCTAGAGATACTTGgatcaacatatttgaaaatgaagtcgATCCAATGGCCCCCCGaacatatcgaacccggataacgcctaatatgCGATATCAAATCGATAGCCAAACGACAACCAATttcaaatccgagcataccgCCGTGCTCAGGATGACTTGAGGATCATTTTAGGACTCAAAGAATTGCCACAAAATGGGCCATGCACCACCACACGAGCCAGTGGTGCGTGGGTGCCCAAAGCAATTTGGGCGATCgaaaaatctccaaaccgCCGGTCAAGACCTATACCTACATGATCAGAACATTGAGTGGAGCAACTTTCATAATTGGGTTGACCTCCCATTTAGCCGGAAAGTGGCCAGAACAAGCTACCAAAGTCAGACAAAAACTAGGTTTCTAATCGAACACTCACGGTTCCAAATTGATCCATACCAACTATCAAAatagctagaacacgaaaaatggATGAGAAGCATACCTCACTCGTTGGATTTCGTTGCCGAAATCGCAGGAAATGATGATGGAAAAATCGCAAATTTTCCCCTCGTTCTAGTCGCTTCACAGCTTGAAATTGGGTCTGGAAATTTAATGGGTCGTGCAGAGGAAGTGGACATGAGTGTTTTGCAAGTTATGGCGTCGAGTTTGGTGGCCGGATGGCGACGAAATCATTGACTGAAATTCCAACGACGaaacggagagagagagcgtgaGGTTGctagaggaagagagagagagactaggttttttttttttatttttaaaactgacttcgaaatatttacaatTGTGCCACTACCTTCCATTGATCATAACTTCTTTGTCATAACTCcaatttgagcccactacgtgtctacaaACTCGTATCAACGTGCTCTACGCAAGGTGTTGCTTaatttcccaaattctttcccatacaaaagtcaactttaaacccattaaaatattctcggggtaaaattatctttttcttgaataatttaataattaaatattaatttaggatcgGGTTATTACATGCGAGACACCATTTTCCCTGTCCTACAAGATCGAGGCAATCATTCCCCCACACATCACAATTCCGTCCATGAGCATTGAAGTGGGTAGTATTGACTAGAATTGCAAGCAGATGAAAGTCAACCTTGATCTATTTGAAGAAGAACGAGGGAAGGCCATTGTTCAAGTTGCAGCTTATCAACAGTAGCTGACGTCTTACTACAACAAAAATGCCAAGATTAGAAAATTTCAACTTGGAGACGTGCTCAGAAAAACTTTCGTCACAGCACCAAGGCAAGGGTCGAAGAAAATAAAGCTTAACTGGGAAGACCCCTACGTGATCAGCCGGTCTGGGGGCAGAGAAAGTTATACCCTTAGAAGGGAAAGAAGTTCCGAGATAATGGAATGCCCACCACCTTCGGAGGTGTTCTCCATGAAACTCCTCACTTACTAGCTTGGCCCCGAGCAGGCAATCGAGCCTCCCTCACCTCTGTTGAAGAAAAGTTACTTTCAATGTTATCACACAGACATCAATATAAGTTtgagattttatttcaatGGAGTATCTTATGAGAGGTATCAACATGTCTTCGGAcataggccaaacgggccactctCATCTACANNNNNNNNNNGTAGCTAATATAAaagttctaatggtgatcaatcatccaaacaagcatattaactgataagcataaagaataggaatatgaatcatgaatcaaacttgaaactcaaaacttcaacttataaacccagaatattcatgttaggttacatcatagccctagttatgaatttagctacttataatggaaatgaaacttaagcaaaaatgagaaaacatattgaatgcaataagagtagaaaaacccaattctgaagttgcttgtggtttccaaGGCTTCTCTAGGTGCTTCTCCACGTCTAAtgctactccaagaactttctcatgtctagagtatggcaactaaagaggtgatttgggatgagtttgggtggttggtgatggcagagaaagaacaaattcgtAGGAAATGGAAGGAAGGCTTGTTGGAGTTCTTGTGTGTTCTGATTTTGGGCTCAATGAAGTGATATAGGATGGCTGGAGTGATTTATAGGTGAATGGAGTGACTCCTCTGCACTTGAGTAACTGAcacacctcccttaattgctcccttaattgctcaacatgtcgggtctaaagtcaaggaaagacctccctcaattgctccctcaattgctcccttaattgctccctcaattgctc
Proteins encoded:
- the LOC117638349 gene encoding zinc finger BED domain-containing protein RICESLEEPER 1-like; amino-acid sequence: MDTFDGVSESAEGGVGVGEVRNNVVDSDPSNNNNAVVTQIGKRRRKLTSAVWTQFEILPIDENNEQRAKCMKCGQKYLCDSRYGTGNLKRHIESCVKTDTRDLGQLLLSKSDGAILTRSSKFDPMKFRELLVMAIIMHDLPFQFVEYAGIRQLFNYVCADIKLVSRNTAKADVLSLYNREKSKLKEILGSVPGRKRILNFSFMPPPHTGVALCEKIYRLLTDWGVEKKLFSMTLDNASSNDTFVELLKGQLNLKDALLMNGKFFHIRCCAHILNLIVQDGLKHIDDSVGKIRESIKYVRGSQGRKQKFLNCAAQVSLECKRGLRQDVPTRWNSTFLMIDSALYYQRAFLHLQLSDSNYKHSLSQDEWVKLEKLSKFLKVFYDVTCLFSGTKYPTANLYFPQVFVVEDTLRKAKVDSDSFMKSMATQMMEKFDKYWKEYSLILAIAVILDPRYKIQFVEFCYKRLYGYNSEEMTKVRDMLFSLFDLYFWIYSSYESVSGTSSASNGARPHVDDMVSKECLDVMKEFDNFESEEFTTSAQKTQLQLYLDEPKIDRKTKLNVLDFWKVNQFRYPELSILARDLLSILISTVASESAFSVGGRVLDQYRSALKPENVEALVCTRDWIFGEENCTLAPNLEELTEDISKMEINATNSAGGFNTVTPGGQS
- the LOC117638858 gene encoding rRNA 2'-O-methyltransferase fibrillarin 1-like, with product MAPPRGRGGSGGGFRGRGDGGRGGRGGGRFGGGRGGDRGGSAFKSRGGGRGGDRGGRGGRGRGGGMKGGNKVVVEPHRHEGVFIAKGKEDALVTKNMVPGEAVYNEKRISVQNEDGTKVEYRIWNPFRSKLAAAILGGVDDIWIKPGARVLYLGAASGTTVSHVSDIVGPTGVVYAVEFSHRSGRDLVNMAKKRTNVIPIIEDARHPAKYRMLVGMVDVIFSDVAQPDQARIVALNASYFLKAGGHFVISIKANCIDSTSPAEAVFQQEVKRLQADQFKPMEQVTLEPFERDHACVVGGYRVPKKSKTAA